The following are encoded in a window of Epilithonimonas zeae genomic DNA:
- a CDS encoding lipopolysaccharide biosynthesis protein — MKKLLGQTALYGLTTVIIRLFPFVINPIITRTFGPTAYSPFADFYSVAGVIAVLLTHGMETTFFRFALDEKDDRKLISTSFFSVLTVTLIYLIFTLLYRQPLANAFKTPDQVDLLAILTVTLALDAFCAMPFVMLRKNERPLKYAGIRITNGIINFLLVVFFIIILPKYPDGIFGLKYSPEFGIGYVFVANLVASAVTFLMLSQELLIARIKHFSWELWKKMIKYSWPITIAGLAGIINETFDRQFLKFLLPEEIGRHELGVYGGVAKVVTFVILFRQAYSLGIEPFFFSNSKNKNANQTYVRLMDIFIAINCLIVLFLSVNLDWIAKVYINNPEYYEGISILPILFFASLFLGIYLNLSIWYKLTDKTIIGAYISAIGVLITIAINFYFIPKYGYWASTWATIASYFAMMVISYIWGHYKYPIPYNIYKNITVILITMVVSLAYYQYLKENIWLGNVIFLILATFLLRKEKLIPAKILNKLGIK, encoded by the coding sequence TTGAAGAAGCTTCTCGGACAAACTGCGCTTTATGGATTAACAACTGTGATTATCAGACTGTTTCCATTTGTAATTAATCCAATTATTACAAGAACTTTCGGTCCTACAGCCTATTCACCTTTTGCTGATTTTTATTCCGTAGCTGGCGTTATCGCTGTACTTTTGACGCACGGAATGGAAACCACATTTTTTCGCTTTGCCCTTGATGAGAAAGATGACAGAAAATTGATTTCGACTTCATTTTTCAGTGTTTTAACAGTAACATTAATCTATTTAATTTTCACATTACTTTACAGGCAACCATTGGCGAATGCTTTTAAAACGCCTGACCAAGTAGATTTGCTGGCAATTCTTACTGTGACTTTAGCCTTGGATGCTTTTTGCGCAATGCCTTTTGTAATGCTAAGGAAAAACGAACGACCATTAAAATATGCCGGAATCCGAATCACAAACGGAATTATAAATTTTCTTTTAGTTGTATTTTTCATCATCATTCTTCCAAAATATCCGGACGGAATTTTTGGGTTGAAATACAGTCCGGAGTTTGGAATCGGTTACGTTTTTGTCGCGAATCTGGTTGCAAGTGCTGTCACTTTTTTGATGCTGTCACAAGAATTACTAATCGCAAGGATAAAGCATTTCTCTTGGGAACTTTGGAAAAAAATGATCAAATATTCCTGGCCCATTACGATTGCCGGTTTAGCTGGAATCATCAACGAAACATTTGACAGACAGTTTCTTAAATTTCTTTTACCAGAAGAAATCGGAAGACACGAATTAGGCGTTTACGGTGGTGTTGCGAAGGTTGTGACTTTTGTTATTCTTTTTAGACAAGCTTATTCTTTAGGAATTGAACCTTTTTTCTTTAGTAATTCAAAAAACAAAAATGCCAATCAAACTTATGTCAGATTAATGGATATTTTCATTGCAATCAACTGTCTGATTGTTTTGTTCCTATCTGTCAATCTCGACTGGATCGCAAAAGTTTACATCAACAATCCGGAATATTACGAAGGTATTTCAATTCTTCCTATTCTGTTTTTTGCCAGCTTATTTTTAGGTATTTATCTTAACCTTTCGATTTGGTATAAATTGACTGACAAAACGATTATCGGTGCATACATCTCTGCAATTGGCGTTTTAATAACCATAGCTATTAATTTTTATTTCATTCCAAAATATGGTTACTGGGCTTCGACTTGGGCAACCATTGCGAGTTACTTTGCTATGATGGTTATCTCGTACATTTGGGGACATTACAAATACCCGATTCCTTACAATATTTATAAAAATATAACTGTGATTCTGATCACAATGGTAGTGTCTCTGGCATATTACCAATATTTAAAAGAAA